The Falco peregrinus isolate bFalPer1 chromosome 17, bFalPer1.pri, whole genome shotgun sequence nucleotide sequence aaaagaataaaggcCAAAAGAGGGTATGGCATGAGCAGCTCTAACGTGAAAAATAAGGAGGGCAGACATTCAATTCACATCCTTTCCATTAAAACAGCTCTTTTAATAATTGTGCTTTACTATTACACATAGCAGTTTAGAACACCCTGGATCTTTATAGCTTGAATAACAGCATCCCCCTTTTTGTTCTTACCAACATTTCACCTACATTTCATAAATGAGTGCCATACAAAGGTAGATGCTTCAGTGTCAAGAATATTTAGGGTTTCCTCATGAGAGAAGTGTTGAGGGAGTCTGGAACACAAAAAGTAGCTTATATGGAAATGCTGTTACTAAGAGCTCTTGATTTGTAAGCATACTGCACAGGGCATTTCCATAGATACTAGTGCACCGCTAAAGCCAGTGGGGgtaaaaacaacacaaaaccaaacaaacaaaaaaggagatTTTTACTAACCTGTTACTTCTCTGTAGGGTGACTCTGGAGGGCCTCTGGTCTGTATGAAGGATGATCGCATGTATCTAATTGGAATCATCAGCTGGGGAATAGGCTGTGGCCGCAAAGACATACCTGGCGTTTATACAAATGTGAATCGTTATCTTGACTGGATTCAGGACAACATGAAACGCTGAGAAAGAACAGCGAATGATCCACAGTCTTGTGTCCATGCCCTTGCAGCTTCCTTCTGGGTGCTTTAAGGATGCCAACAGGGCTTTCTGTTTGTCCAGATGCTTATGACTTCCAGTACAAGAGGAAGACCAACTGCAGTGTGTGGGAAGGGAACATTCTCAAACTACTATCCTTATTATAGGTTATCAGAAGCTAACACACCTTTCCCCTCACATCCCCAAGCTTTCTTCTTGCATTAAATTATAGGAGTacaattagaaataaatttttgcCCGAGGGAATAAACCAGGAGAGAACATAATGCATTCCATGAACAGCTATGTTGTTTTGGGAATGGGTGTGAACTGAAGGCAAAGGGGACATTTAATCTCCTGAAAACTTCACCTCCCTCCTTCTTATTTGGCTGTAAATTTGGAATACATTCCGGTCAGGCTTGAGctctgtctttttattttggttatttAAGCTGATTTCAGCTTGACTCCAATAGAAACAGCAAAGTTGTAGGCATGGGATGCTTATTTCCATATTAACATACTACTTCTTCAGTTTGGAACCAATTAACTGAGTCTGAACTTAAACTCTGAGCAAATCCAGGATGGTATGCTTGTTAGGACTATCTGTCCTCCACTTGCTTCTCCTCCTGGTAGGaactaaatatttaaacaaatgtgGAATAGGTAAAAATCTTAACAGCTTTCTCTGCAACAGAATCAACACGTTACGTTTTTGACTATTAGGTTTCAATGCATTATCATCTCATATGAAAGCTAGAGCTCTCtcttcagcacagcagggcagaaCAACAGATAAGTGTAATGACAGCAGGTTTTGGCGCCTGATAGATTTAAATCCACAGGTAAAGATCAAGTCAAATGTCATAAGGCTGCATTTGTCCTTTAACAGACGACAGGACAGGTATAATCAAGCCACCGTGATCTAGAATCTTAATAATCAAGCATTACTTAGAGTCACATAGAAACAACACTCTAAGTGGCACTTATGCACATCCTAAGAGTTAAGCCGCTTTGACAGACTCTTTCTTGTCCAATTGTTTTATAAAGAGAAAGCACCTACGACTACcattttacaaaaggaaaaaaataacactgagGCTACAAAAGGAGTTTAGCTTTAGTATCAGTCAGACACTGTAGCTAGAAAACTAGTCTATTGTATTTGGGAAATTTCAAAACATTGTAACTGAGAATGTTTACTCTAATTTTAAGGAGCTCTCCCATGATCTAGTAGCACAGCCTCTAGTCAAATAGAGTAGCTTATATATAGTAAGTACAGAAGAGAGATTTGGTAAGGATGTCCATTATTTTATCAAATGGGTTTTGTAAATGGCAACTTTACAAACAGTCTGTGTCTTTCTAGCTACCAGCTTAGAAACTGACCTCCAAGAGACCTTTTCTAATGTCCTCAGAGAAAGGGTGGTGTAAGTCCAGTTAGCTTCAGCAATGAGTCCCGTATTTCAGCCAgtggaaggggggaaaaaaaaaacccccatgatGCTTATTAAAAGAGTcacagctcaggtttttttggtgtgattTTTTGTTGATGTTAGTTGAATTTTATTAGGTATTAACCCcgagaaaaagacaaatttcCATTCCCCTCCCCTAAACCCATTTCCAAGTGCTGCTGTGCCTCACTGTCCTGGCCTTCGCAAGCCTGCCAAATACTCACTACTGCCTGTAGAACACCAAAACCATTCCAATGAGTAACACAGGTAAATTTCCTCAGGAATGCAACTTTTGTTCCACAATTCAAAGAGTCtatgaaatacattatttagGCTTGATGTGATATAACAGCCACCAAGTGTAACTGAACCACACTTGACACTCatgtattttaggaaaaaatacatcctACAGAAATATAAGTAGCAGAGGAACAGTTTTACATAACAGTCATTACCAGCTCCTTGAAAACACACTTACATGAAATATCCAAGGTGACAAGAGAGCTATACAAGCTTTAGTTGCCATCCCTGCACTGGCTGCTTCCTTCCATCCTGGTCTGTCTTCTGTGATGTCTTCTCTGTGGCTAGCTTAAAGAAGGGCCCAGAATCAactctgttttttttcaaattcttctttATCACTCATTTTGTAGTAGATCGTTAATCTGGGATATTAACCAAATCCCAGTCCAATAACTAGAACTTTTGTTCTCCAGCTTTACTTTTAACTTCTTGTGTTTCATTTCCCAgaagctgctgccacctagctCAGTGTCTTTAACTGCATTTCTCTGGCTTGTTTACCCATTACAACCCTCCCTGATAAAAATCCCCATGATAAGTCTCCATCGCTATGGCAtcagcttttcttcttatttttttccccccttcttgtCTTCTTCCATCCAGCACACAGTAGCACCATCCTGAGGCAAGGCCTAAGACAATAATGACTGCCATCTGCTGGCATCATCCTTCttcttgctttgcagatgaTACTGTCATACTCAAGTTCTTCCAGAACCTAAGTCGACATCAGCATTTATTGTAACTGAAGAACACAGGTATACCTCACATTTCCCCCCAAATTTCTATCATCTACTAAGTTATCTCACTGATGttgctccctgctttcctcttctgccCTGCTTCATCTTTCGTTCTGTAGGAACTTGCAGCCATCTCAGACTGATACAGAAAGCTTGTCATAAGAGCCAGACACGCTTATGCATATAAGAACCCTTTCAAGATCTTGACTGACATGAAtcacttcagcagaaaagaaaagatacttCAAAAAACAAAGCTGCAAACCCAAAGGACAATATTAAGCACTTGAAGAGCAGGAAGGTGTAGAGGTATTGGTCTTCATAATTAAAAGCACAGCCCTTAACCAGCTACCCCAAACCCCACCTACTAAACAGAAATGGTTCGGCTGCATTCCTAACAACAGTTTCGCTGAGGTTCTAGGAAAAGCTCAGCACTCCTTTCGGGAAACACTAAGAAAAATTACCAAGAAAGTTATTAATTTTAGCTTTTCAGGCAGTGGCTTAGTCCTGAGCTTACAATCCCAATTGCATAAAGACATTTATCTCCCTATGGCACCCAGTATCCACAGTCCAACTGGCATGATTTACCTTCCTCCTCAAATACCAACTATCTTTCTCGTAAAGCCCCCAGAAAACACTCTGAAATGACACAGATGACatgtaaaactgaattttattgATGTCCTTGCTGAAGGTTATATTTGCACTGAACATGCTCAGCAGTAAGGCCACCTGCTATAGCATTTATCAGTTGCACTGGAACTTGCAATTCCACAAGCAAGATGCCATCATCCACTGCAAATCCATCACATGCAAACCAGAATATGTGTTATCCTTCATTTAGGGTCACCTTGTTCTGTTCACAAGCACAAACTATACATGCTGGACTCCACGGCTACCTGATAGATGCCATAGCCGTATGTACAGCAGCCTAGGGACAAGTTCTGCTaccacagagaaaacacattGGCATCTAGTGGCCAAAGAGCACATTACAGACAATACGGAGCAGTTGCCTCTCATTTCATATTTATGCTGTACAGAGAGATGCAGCGCAGACTGGAATGGGCAGATGCAGCAACAGCTCCTGCAGAACAGAGGAGTCCCAGTGAAAAATCCAGCGTAGGTGTGAATccacctgcacagcagctgaTTGGTACAGGAACTGGAATGAGGTAGGGCAGCCAGAAACACTACAAAGGTACCAGGACACAATTATCTCAAAGAAAGACATCAGTGAGCTGGAGAACAGCATTATCACCTTCATTTGTAATATGCAGGCAGAGACAAAAAGAGGTTCCAACAAGTTACTATGGTAGTGATGGCCTTCATCTAGTCACAGCTTCAGTTTCCAAAGTGCTATGTTTCCACAAAAATTCTCCTGCCTCTCTGTCTCTTCCCTGACTCCTCAAAGAAGCTAGAAGAATCCCTACCTCCAAATACTGACAAAATAAGAAGCAACGCAGAATTACATTCAGGTGTCGCCACCACCAATTGCAAGATCACATGTGCACAAGATCGCATGTGCTACAGTCAGCCCTTCATAGATTTGGATGGGTTTCCCGTCTATCTCCAAAGATCCAGGATACTTAATGACCAAGCTCAAGAAAAATCTAGAAATATCATCcacttcttcccttcctcccctgtgGCACCATCCCCAATCTCAGGCTTCTTAACTTCCCATCCTGGGTGGAACAATCTAACTTTCCACTTCCAGTCCCTTTGAGGCGGACAGAACAGCTAGATGACCCCTCTGCTGACAAGAAGTATACAGCTCTCCACCCTAATGCCCAGTGATGGAGAAGGGCAGGTGCCAGACCATCACACTGGAGTTGAAGTTTGTAGATGATGCAAAGTTGAATTTCCACAAAAGGATGAAAGCCAACCAAAATATAAGGGAGGGAAGTtacaaaaggcagcaaatgcCTAGGATTTCCTTTAACACAGCAACATGAAGGTGATACAAGCTTGCACAACTGACTCACTAATCCCAAGGGACCTGAACACCTCTCCCATCTGCCACTGTTCTTAATACTTCAGACTCAGCTAGGGATGAGATGGTTTCAGGTCAACCTTACTTTTCCGTGCTCCCCAGGACCTTAAGGACTGGCTATCCTGCTCATGCTACTACAGGCAAGGGAGCAACCCTAAACAGATGGATGGAGTAAGAGGCTGCATCCAACAGCCAGGgacaggagaaacagaaaagtgctCTTCCTCATTATCAGGATCCTCTAGGTTCGGACTTGGAACTTGCCAGCCTTAGTCATGTATTTTATCCCCTTGAAGGGCTTGTACTTCTCCCCATACATGTCCAAGCGATTCACCTTCAGTCCTAAAGGCAAAAAACCACAGCATAAGACTGACTGCTGCCACAAACAAAGCAGACAGGTGTTCAGGATAAAGGAACAGAAGATCACACTAGAGGTGCAGAAAGCATAGGGAAAGTTTTAGTAAGCAgtaaacaaaactgagaaaagctGACAACTGCTGATTGTCAGAATGACTCTTTACAAACACATCCATACTCTAAAATTCTCTACAGGCCTATAAGCACAAAATGCAAGGAAGCATAGAGAGGCTGTTTCACAGTGCATGAGAGAACAAATCCATGCATCCATAGTCaaagcacattattttttttacttgaagaACAGGTTTCAGATAAAGTGTACTTCAGAAGGCCTGCAGAGCTACTGCAGCTATGTGCAGAGTGAGCACTGACAAAGCAGACAACCTCAGCCTCTTTACCTGACAGTCACTTACCAGATATAGCCAGCTGCTGAATTTTAAACTGCAGATTAATGGTGGGGTTTTCATCTGGTTTTGATGTCCCAGCTTGCAGGCTCACGCTCCCCTTCAGACTTGGCAGCTTCTGGGGGTTTATTTTCCCCACATCCCATGACAGCAACttcaaggaacagaaaatgcagcagtgaaacagaaatacGGTAATACCCTCTGAAGAAGAGTCCCCCTctaaaaacatcttttaatgtttctttatgGAAAAAGTCTTTGTCTCAGGTATCTTGCCTTTCATATTGGGCAGACACAGTACAGGCTTAAGGAGTAGCTGCCTCAGACCTTtgttctccctccctctttccaTAAGGTTCTCCAGAAATCTACCATGAATGGTATTTCCACTGCTTATGCTACAGCCCCCATTTCCTATGTGTAACAGTGACCAAAATAATGCAGAATTGCCTCCTCTCTGAGTAGCTGCAGCAGTGTTGCTTGAGGCTCCACTGTGCGTAAACCATCAAACTTGTGTTTgcaataagaagaaaaaaaaaaaaagtgaacttggggtggaggggaggcagcagacattaaacaacaaaaccagaacacacCAAACCGCATCAAAACCCACCAACCAATACAAATCCTCAGTGTTTGCAAAGGACCAAGTATAATGTGCAGTACTGGGCATGACTAGATACGCAGAAGTTTGTAAAGCACCAGACTGATGCATCATCATACAATACCAGCAGGATTTTCTGCACACACTAAGCAACCAGAACTACAGTCCACTCAGACACTGAACAGTTTGTTGTGGGGATTAAGACAACTTCTACTATGCAATTGTCCAGAAAAAGCTCTCACCCCAAGAAAAGATACTGCCTTCAGACAACTGATGTTCAAGGAAATGTTCATGTAAGCATGAGCAGCTCAACTTAATTTGCTGAAAGgtaagaaagattaaaaaatacatataatttctttcctctcaCCTTTGTAACTGGATCGAAGACATGTGTTCCTTGAGAGGGTGTGAGGGTCATATTTAAGACACCCTTTGGCATCTGGCTAGAGACCATCACTCCTTCCACAGTCTTCCCCATAGTCTGCTTCGGCCCCACTGTGATCTCAAAACGTCCCAGTGAGCTGCTATCACGGAAACTGATATTGTGTTTAATGTAGACAGGAATTGCCACAAGACTAGAATAAAGACATGAAGAGAAAGTCCTTGTCAATCTTTTGTCTTCATCTTTGGTTTTCCCAATGCAGTCCTTGCtctctacattaaaaaaagtgtaattatGACTTGAGAACAGGATTCTGACTTTGCTGTTAGAGATCAAACAAATCAGTGTaggattttcttctcttttaaggAGATTGGTTTCCAGTGTTTTCAATCAAGTTTGCCATATCTTAAGTTTTCTATCTCTCTACAGGACAGGTAGCTACATCCAATAAGTAACAGGAGACTTGAACGTAAGATGAGGAATGTTTTTCCATGTCTCAACCAGGCTGGCAAGTAGTTCcaggcagtgcagcagcactTGAACTTCATGTTTGTGCTTTTGGCTGGATTTCCCACTCCTTTTCACCTATTTGAGACAAGCTTGACAAAGTCTAACAAAATGTTTTAGCATCTGTAACCCCGATTAGTACTTAGTAAGCTGCTTCTAGAAAAGAGTGCAGCTGACAAGAACTTGTGGTTCTATTAAGAGAAATGTTATAAACCCCCAAAAGATTACCAAACTATCTTGTTTTACTCTgtaagtattttataaatataggAAAGCAACAGCTTGATTACTCCATACTGCCTAATTCTTTCCCTCTCTAGTTTGTTCATCTGCTCCtagtctttgaaaaaaatgctggctGACCAAAAAGAAATGATAGAATCAATGCTCCAAACAAggagaaaatatgttttaaaaaaggaaaagttcaaGTTGCTATGCACCTCTACTTCATATGGCACAACATGccacctgatttttaaaagcaattcctccccaccccccagccagGAAGATCCAAATTTCATAATTCACAGCACTACATTTGTCACTTACTTCTGAGCACTGACATGGTAGGAGAGCAAGCGAAAATTTCCATCAGGTGGAATGAAGGAGAGTATTCTCTCCGATTCCCACCGCTTAAAACGCACACATGGATGAAAGCTGACATCATCCAACAACCGAGggttctgaaataaaagaacacCACAAAGTTTGTCAAGGCAGTACTACTTAAAATAACCTCTTCTTCTCAGTCTTCTATCCATGAAGGACCTACCATTTGATGCATTCTGCCCACTTGAAGGTAACTACATTCAGACATGTTAAGCTATTTGATGCTGTTACATCTGTGCAATAGCAGTACTCAGTAACCTCCACCCTGTTTTAGAAAATTTAGTCATGTCAAATAATTACATTGATACATACTCATAAAAAAGATGGCCCTTTAGGGTATCTGCC carries:
- the AP3M2 gene encoding AP-3 complex subunit mu-2 isoform X3, producing MAVGSPPRSERAGLRPRDYFGVCSEVMIKDNVVVVYEVLEEMLDNGFPLATESNILKELIKPPTILRTVVNTITGSTNVGDQLPTGQLSVVPWRRTGVKYTNNEAYFDVIEEIDAIIDKSGSTITAEIQGVIDACVKLTGMPDLTLSFMNPRLLDDVSFHPCVRFKRWESERILSFIPPDGNFRLLSYHVSAQNLVAIPVYIKHNISFRDSSSLGRFEITVGPKQTMGKTVEGVMVSSQMPKGVLNMTLTPSQGTHVFDPVTKLLSWDVGKINPQKLPSLKGSVSLQAGTSKPDENPTINLQFKIQQLAISASHREDITEDRPGWKEAASAGMATKACIALLSPWIFHVSVFSRSW